One segment of Syngnathus scovelli strain Florida chromosome 6, RoL_Ssco_1.2, whole genome shotgun sequence DNA contains the following:
- the LOC125971232 gene encoding AP-3 complex subunit beta-2 isoform X4, translated as MTTMQKLLQLPVNAVNMVKTVQSQVQGHEEDKSPVLTPDGVQQTWYNAVRPDELRHLRSGSGGGGDGGRDQEERAPLEEGGSGNGSSQSQPLRHDDLKEMLDSNKDSLKLEAMKRIVAMIARGKNASDLFPAVVKNVACKNIEVKKLVYVYLVRYAEEQQDLALLSISTFQRGLKDPNQLIRASALRVLSSIRVTIIVPIMMLAIKEAASDMSPYVRKTAAHAIPKLYSLDPEQKDQLIEVIEKLLADKTTLVAGSVVMAFEEVCPERIDLIHKNYRKLCNLLIDVEEWGQVVIINMLTRYARTQFLNPNINENLLEEGCDKTFYGSDGNDEDEEDKDKGEAAALAKRKPYVMDPDHRLLLRNTKPLLQSRNAAVVMAVAQLYFHLAPKAEVGVIAKALVRLLRSHSEVQYVVLQNVATMTIKRRGMFEPYLKSFYIRSTDPTQIKVLKLEVLTNLANETNISTILREFQTYIKSMDKDFVAATIQAIGRCATNIGEVRDTCLNGLVQLLSNRDELVVAESVVVIKKLLQMQPEKHSDIIKHMAKLTDNIQVPMARASILWLIGEYCEHVPKIAPDVLRKMAKSFTNEEDIVKLQILNLAAKLYLTNSKQTKLLTQYVLNLAKYDQNYDIRDRARFIRQLIVPTEKSGALSKYAKKLFLALKPAPVLESPFKDRDHFQLGSLSHLLNAKAGGYQELPDWPEAAPDPSVRNVEVKESSCQVFSLLERVTTLTSVPEWTKCSSREKRKEKKVEKPFYSDSEGESGPTESADSESYSSGSDSGSGSAESGSGSESQESEEASDSEEEEKDTKKKKKKEELKKPVQRSESSEQSSEGEVRKRARKSKQQKSDSESESDEDDDSDSESSPSESEDSESEVDVKNKKKAVQSKAPPKPVTKESKKEMSLLDLDDFEAAPSPQVTPVNSFLSSSLATDLEGLSLSDSVLSPTAISPPGAQKSYELLHRITGEGLSVEYCFSRQPFGPDANMVAVQMQFVNSAAADAKNLHMEDVKLQSGMRVKEFPEIELLPAGETATAVMGIDFCDSTQAANFQLCTHSRKFFVSIQPPVGELMKPVFMTENEFKKEQGQLMGMNEITEKLTLGAKCRNEHAIVQKVTAAANLSRVPCGSDKECSPALGLSAPPFPVHRFAGRTASGGSLVLVTVASQEDGAARLTLNCDKMVIGTMLVKDVLLALTQ; from the exons gCACGACGACCTGAAGGAGATGCTGGACAGCAACAAAGACTCTCTCAAGCTGGAGGCCATGAAACGCATCGTGGCC aTGATCGCTCGAGGTAAGAATGCGTCCGACCTCTTCCCGGCGGTGGTGAAGAATGTAGCCTGTAAAAATATTGAG GTGAAGAAGCTGGTCTACGTTTATTTAGTGCGCTACGCCGAGGAGCAGCAGGACCTGGCGCTGCTTTCCATCTCCACCTTCCAGCGAGGCTTGAAG GATCCCAATCAGCTAATCAGAGCCAGCGCGCTGCGAGTTCTCTCCAGCATCCGAGTCACCATCATCGTTCCCATCATGATGCTGGCCATCAAAGAAGCCGCTTCCGACATGTCCCCTTACGTCCGCAAAACTGCCGCCCACGCCATTCCTAAGCTCTACAG TCTGGATCCAGAACAGAAGGACCAGCTGATCGAAGTCATCGAAAAACTCCTGGCTGACAAAACCACG CTGGTGGCAGGCAGCGTGGTCATGGCCTTTGAGGAGGTGTGCCCGGAGCGGATCGACTTGATCCATAAGAACTACAGGAAACTGTGCAACCTCCTGATTGACGTGGAGGAGTGGGGCCAAGTGGTCATCATCAACATGCTGACGCGTTACGCCAGGACGCAGTTTCTCAACCCCAACATCAAC gaGAACCTGCTGGAGGAGGGCTGCGACAAGACCTTCTACGGCTCCGACGGTAACGACGAAGATGAGGAGGACAAAGACAAGGGCGAGGCCGCCGCCTTGGCCAAAAGGAAGCCTTACGTGATGGATCCCGACCACCGGCTGCTGCTGAGGAACACCAAGCCGCTCCTGCAGAGCCGCAACGCAGCC GTGGTGATGGCCGTGGCTCAGCTCTACTTCCATCTTGCCCCCAAAGCAGAGGTGGGCGTGATCGCCAAGGCTCTGGTGCGTCTTCTGCGGAGTCACAG TGAAGTCCAATATGTTGTTCTTCAAAACGTGGCCACGATGACTATTAAAAGAAGG GGGATGTTTGAACCTTACCTGAAGAGTTTCTATATCCGCTCCACTGACCCAACACAGATAAAAGTCCTCAAG cttgaGGTTCTCACCAATCTTGCCAACGAGACCAACATCTCCACAATTCTCAGAGAGTTTCAG ACGTACATCAAAAGCATGGATAAAGACTTTGTGGCCGCCACCATCCAAGCCATCGGCCGCTGCGCCACCAACATCGGAGAAGTGAGGGACACGTGTCTGAATGGCCTGGTGCAACTGCTGTCCAACAGAGACG AGCTGGTGGTGGCCGAGTCGGTGGTGGTGATCAAGAAGCTGCTGCAGATGCAGCCCGAGAAGCACAGCGACATCATCAAGCACATGGCCAAACTGACGGACAACATCCAAGTGCCCATGGCGAGGGCCAGCATTCTCTGGCTCATCGGAGAATACTGCGAGCACGTGCCTAAGATCGCCCCGGACGTCTTGAGGAAGATGGCCAAGTCCTTCACCAACGAGGAGGACATCGTCAAGCTGCAGATACTCAACCTGGCCGCCAAGCTCTATCTCACCAACTCTAAACAG ACCAAACTGTTGACTCAGTACGTCCTCAACCTGGCCAAGTACGACCAGAACTACGACATCCGTGACCGGGCGCGCTTCATCCGCCAGCTCATCGTGCCCACCGAGAAAAGCGGAGCTCTCAGCAAATACGCCAAGAAACTCTTCCTGGCCCTCAAGCCCGCACCCGTCCTGGAATCTCCATTTAAAG ATCGAGACCACTTCCAATTGGGCTCGCTGTCCCACCTGCTGAACGCCAAAGCCGGTGGCTACCAGGAGTTGCCCGACTGGCCGGAAGCTGCCCCAGATCCCTCCGTGCGCAACGTGGAGGTGAAGGAGTCT TCCTGCCAGGTATTTTCTCTGCTTGAGCGAGTCACAACGTTGACCAGC GTGCCCGAGTGGACCAAGTGCAGCAGTCGAGAGAAAAGGAAGGAGAAGAAAGTCGAGAAGCCTTTCTATTCCGATTCCGAGGGCGAGTCTGGGCCCACCGAGTCTGCggacagcg AGTCGTACTCCAGCGGCTCCGACAGCGGAAGCGGCAGCGCCGAAAGCGGCTCGGGATCCGAGAGCCAAGAAAGTGAAGAAGCGTCCGACtccgaggaagaggagaaggacacaaagaagaagaagaagaaggaagaaTTGAAGAAGCCGGTACAAAGAAGCGAAAG CAGTGAGCAGAGCAGTGAGGGGGAAGTCAGGAAGCGTGCCAGAAAAAGCAAGCAACAGAAGAGCGACTCCGAGTCGGagtcagacgaagacgacgacagcGATTCCGAAAGTAGCCCGTCCGAATCAGAAGACTCCGAGTCGGAGGTGGATGTCAAAAACAAGAAGAAG GCAGTGCAATCCAAAGCTCCCCCCAAGCCCGTCACAAAAGAGAGCAAGAAAGAAATGTCGCTGCTGGACCTTGACGACT TCGAAGCGGCCCCTTCGCCTCAAGTGACGCCCGTCAACTCCTTCCTGTCCAGCAGTCTCGCGACCGACCTGGAGGGCTTGTCTTTGTCCGACTCGGTCCTCTCGCCCACG GCCATCTCGCCACCGGGGGCGCAAAAGAGCTACGAACTGCTGCACCGCATCACCGGCGAGGGCCTATCGGTGGAGTACTGCTTCAGCCGCCAGCCGTTCGGCCCCGACGCCAACATGGTGGCGGTGCAGATGCAGTTTGTCAACAGCGCCGCCGCTGACGCCAAGAACCTCCACATGGAGGACGTTAAGCTGCAGTCCGGCATGAGGGTCAAGGAGTTCCCGGAGATCG AGCTGCtgcctgcgggcgagacggccaCGGCGGTGATGGGTATCGACTTCTGCGACTCCACACAAGCGGCAAATTTCCAGCTGTG CACTCACAGCAGGAAGTTCTTCGTGTCCATCCAGCCGCCGGTGGGAGAGCTGATGAAACCCGTTTTCATGACCGAGAACGAATTTAAAAAAGAGCAAG GTCAGCTGATGGGCATGAACGAGATCACGGAGAAGCTGACGCTGGGCGCCAAGTGCCGGAACGAGCACGCCATCGTGCAGAAGGTGACGGCCGCCGCCAACCTCAGCAGAGTGCCCTGCGGTTCTGACAAGGAATGCAG TCCGGCGCTCGGTCTTTCCGCTCCTCCGTTTCCCGTGCACAGGTTTGCCGGCAGGACGGCCAGCGGCGGCAGCCTGGTGCTGGTCACCGTGGCCAGCCAGGAGGACGGCGCGGCCCGGCTGACGCTCAACTGCGACAAGATGGTGATCGGCACCATGCTGGTAAAGGACGTCCTGCTGGCTCTCACGCAGTGA